Proteins encoded together in one Nitrospiria bacterium window:
- a CDS encoding MFS transporter produces MSSQERQGEREPKRFWAEVTGYQWLVLIVAWLGWVFDSMDSTLYAVALQPALHELLGPGGSTQGVELYGGVIFSVFLIGWALGGVFFGILADYLGRTKTLVLTILIYSIFTGLAALSQTWWQLMGYRFLTALGIGGEWAAGASLVAEIWPEAKRAKAAGMLQSAWAAGFFMAALANLFIGAYGWRILFLVGVLPALVTLLVRFTVREPERWLQAREDRRHALQKEAHTPRSEREQELIAFSLERLFRRDLRSRTLVGSLLAFVAVFGLWGATNWTPTLVRELLVPQNLDPDEVNRYVSYSVMSLNFGALAGYLAFGPIADRVGRRAAFFFMCLGSFVMLPVTFYTTKDYTIVLWLLPILGFFNNGIFSGFPIYLPELYPTSIRATGVGFCFNIGRVLASTGPLVKGYLGTLLEPGKAASLIGIVYLLGIVVLPFAPETKGKPLPD; encoded by the coding sequence GTGAGCAGCCAGGAGCGCCAAGGAGAACGGGAACCGAAGCGTTTTTGGGCCGAAGTGACCGGATACCAGTGGCTGGTTCTGATCGTGGCCTGGCTGGGATGGGTCTTCGACTCCATGGACTCCACCCTTTATGCCGTGGCGCTACAGCCGGCTCTTCATGAACTGCTGGGTCCCGGAGGTTCGACGCAGGGCGTTGAACTGTACGGGGGCGTCATCTTTTCCGTTTTCCTCATCGGGTGGGCGCTGGGCGGGGTGTTTTTTGGCATCTTGGCGGATTATCTCGGTCGGACAAAAACCCTGGTGCTTACCATTCTGATCTATTCGATCTTCACCGGCCTGGCCGCGCTCTCGCAGACCTGGTGGCAACTGATGGGGTACCGGTTTTTGACCGCGCTGGGCATCGGCGGCGAATGGGCGGCGGGAGCCTCGCTGGTGGCTGAGATCTGGCCGGAAGCTAAAAGGGCCAAAGCCGCGGGGATGCTTCAATCGGCCTGGGCGGCCGGATTCTTCATGGCGGCGTTGGCCAATTTATTCATCGGCGCCTACGGATGGCGAATCCTGTTTCTCGTCGGTGTACTGCCGGCGCTGGTGACCCTCCTCGTTCGTTTTACGGTAAGGGAACCGGAGCGGTGGTTGCAGGCGAGGGAGGACCGGAGACATGCGCTTCAGAAGGAGGCCCACACCCCGCGATCGGAGAGGGAACAGGAGCTGATCGCGTTCAGCCTCGAACGATTGTTCCGCCGAGACCTCCGGAGTCGCACGCTCGTCGGGTCTCTCTTGGCCTTCGTTGCTGTCTTCGGTCTCTGGGGGGCCACGAATTGGACCCCGACCTTGGTCCGTGAGTTGCTGGTGCCCCAGAACCTGGATCCCGATGAGGTCAACCGGTACGTGAGCTATTCCGTGATGAGCCTTAATTTCGGCGCGCTGGCGGGCTATCTGGCGTTTGGGCCGATCGCCGATCGCGTCGGCCGCCGCGCCGCTTTCTTTTTCATGTGCCTGGGCAGTTTTGTGATGCTGCCCGTCACGTTTTATACTACGAAGGACTATACCATTGTATTATGGCTGCTGCCGATCTTGGGTTTTTTCAACAACGGGATCTTCAGCGGGTTCCCGATCTATCTTCCGGAACTCTATCCCACCTCGATCCGTGCGACCGGGGTCGGATTTTGTTTCAACATCGGGCGAGTTCTGGCTTCGACGGGGCCCTTGGTCAAAGGGTACCTGGGGACGCTGCTTGAACCCGGCAAGGCGGCCAGTTTGATCGGCATCGTCTATCTTCTGGGAATCGTCGTACTTCCGTTCGCGCCGGAAACGAAGGGGAAGCCCCTGCCGGATTAG
- a CDS encoding cbb3-type cytochrome c oxidase subunit I — translation MNDEVLVNRSLVKQWLAWAMVWLTVFPLVGLLVSIKFHEPDFLGGISWLTFGRLRPVHVNGVIFGAFSTTFIALAYYFVPRLCGVRMYKEEWGRWLLWIWNAFIVFGAISFMLGYNSGLEAGEFEWPFAILRFIVLSAVTIQIMGTIWRRKERRFYVAMWYTTAAFIWTVMNLVLGDVILKYVPAFSGVNSAAMHGLYIHYIVGLWLTPAGLATIYYFIPVSSKNPLYSHRLSLLGFWSLALFYPFVGIHHYLYSPIPNMNQTMAITTSMFLIIPVWAVTVNFFGTMAGRWGTILGGGGGDNYAAKFLILGAIYYFLGCFQGSTEALRRVQQLTHFNDFVISHSHLTVFGAMVLWVIGGLYYVWPRVTGRELWSNRLGSWHLWLTITGFSLMAAVLTAMGFVQGSMLEYQANFVDTVKELKPWWAVRSLSGLTMDIGFVLLVINLYKTAREGKPVEREVPDTSLWEPTPSTMAPPRGSWVETPSTVFLAAGLGFFFLAVFVQGIVPWMMPQTRTDTVIDEATKKPIRVADYTPLEARGRKVYIREGCWYCHSQYVRSVTGETLRWGPVSQAGEYAYDFPHLFGTRRIGPDLTRVGRKYGDDWNTAHHWNPRHVVPDSIMPSFPWLFNPAKGNEPPRLNDDGKALVAYLQRLGTGIGDWRETFIPTRLSSGVSLTMAPRERAQLVLLGKEVYERRCIGCHGENGDGQGPSAVFLDPKPRDFTRGVFKFRSTPGKDSLPTDGDLFITVTHGLWGTAMPTWQEISERERIAVIQYIKTFSDRWAKEPVGEPIPVPPEPPVTEASIENGEKLFHGKAICYLCHGAAGQGDGILAKGLTDVWGHQEHPANFTLPAGEHGGVKLGHDGDHIFKTIMTGVGGTPMPEFESQLIPPDLRKRNSCAAPQGLTPMGIWDIVHYVQSLRVQAHAGELVAVGLKTSDRTEALSTVWASLSDAAQTGHLDHGVIQEELAQLDKHPLKVAQGPAPAFPGGRP, via the coding sequence ATGAATGACGAGGTCCTCGTCAACCGATCGTTAGTGAAACAATGGCTGGCTTGGGCCATGGTCTGGCTGACCGTCTTTCCTCTCGTAGGCCTGCTCGTTTCGATCAAGTTCCATGAGCCCGACTTTCTGGGCGGCATTTCGTGGCTGACCTTCGGACGCTTGCGTCCGGTTCATGTCAACGGCGTAATCTTCGGAGCGTTCTCCACCACCTTCATCGCCCTGGCCTACTATTTCGTCCCCCGCCTCTGCGGGGTCCGGATGTATAAAGAAGAATGGGGCCGGTGGTTGTTGTGGATCTGGAACGCCTTTATCGTCTTCGGCGCCATCTCCTTCATGCTGGGCTACAACTCGGGACTGGAGGCCGGAGAATTCGAATGGCCCTTCGCGATTCTGCGTTTCATTGTCCTGTCGGCGGTCACCATCCAGATCATGGGAACGATCTGGCGGCGCAAGGAGAGGCGGTTTTACGTGGCGATGTGGTACACCACCGCGGCCTTCATCTGGACCGTGATGAACCTGGTTTTAGGGGATGTCATTCTGAAATACGTCCCGGCCTTCTCCGGCGTCAACAGCGCCGCGATGCACGGCCTGTATATTCATTATATCGTCGGGCTGTGGCTGACGCCGGCCGGACTCGCGACGATTTATTACTTTATTCCGGTCAGTTCCAAGAACCCCCTCTACAGCCACCGCCTGTCGTTGTTGGGATTCTGGTCGCTGGCCCTCTTCTATCCCTTCGTCGGAATCCACCATTATCTTTACAGCCCGATCCCGAACATGAATCAGACGATGGCGATCACGACCAGCATGTTTCTGATCATTCCGGTCTGGGCCGTGACCGTCAATTTCTTCGGGACGATGGCCGGCCGCTGGGGAACGATCCTCGGCGGCGGAGGAGGAGACAACTACGCCGCCAAGTTTTTAATTCTCGGCGCCATTTATTATTTCCTCGGCTGCTTTCAAGGATCAACGGAGGCGCTCCGAAGGGTCCAGCAGCTGACCCATTTCAACGATTTCGTGATTTCGCATTCCCATCTCACAGTCTTCGGGGCCATGGTCCTCTGGGTCATCGGCGGACTTTACTATGTCTGGCCGCGGGTGACAGGGCGTGAACTGTGGAGCAACCGCTTGGGCAGCTGGCATCTCTGGCTCACCATCACGGGGTTCAGCCTGATGGCCGCCGTCCTGACCGCCATGGGGTTTGTCCAGGGCTCGATGCTGGAGTACCAGGCCAATTTCGTCGATACCGTGAAAGAGTTGAAGCCCTGGTGGGCGGTCCGCAGTCTCTCCGGGCTGACGATGGATATCGGCTTCGTACTGTTGGTGATCAACCTATATAAAACGGCGCGCGAAGGAAAACCGGTGGAGCGGGAGGTTCCGGACACCTCCCTTTGGGAGCCAACCCCGTCAACAATGGCCCCGCCCCGAGGGAGTTGGGTCGAGACCCCCTCCACGGTTTTCCTCGCAGCCGGACTGGGATTTTTCTTCCTCGCGGTCTTCGTGCAGGGGATCGTGCCGTGGATGATGCCCCAGACTCGCACCGATACGGTGATCGATGAAGCCACGAAAAAACCGATCCGTGTGGCCGACTACACGCCGCTCGAAGCCCGAGGGAGAAAGGTCTATATCCGGGAGGGATGCTGGTATTGTCACTCCCAATATGTCCGCTCCGTCACGGGAGAAACGCTGCGTTGGGGACCGGTTTCTCAGGCCGGCGAATACGCCTATGATTTCCCCCATCTCTTCGGAACGCGCCGCATCGGTCCGGACCTGACACGGGTGGGAAGAAAATACGGGGATGACTGGAACACGGCCCATCACTGGAACCCGCGTCATGTCGTTCCGGACTCGATCATGCCGTCGTTTCCCTGGCTTTTCAATCCGGCGAAAGGAAACGAACCACCCCGACTGAACGACGATGGGAAGGCGCTCGTCGCGTACCTCCAGCGGTTGGGTACGGGAATCGGAGACTGGCGCGAGACATTTATACCAACCCGCTTATCCTCCGGAGTTTCGCTCACGATGGCTCCCCGGGAGCGAGCGCAGCTCGTCTTGTTGGGAAAAGAAGTCTACGAACGGCGTTGCATCGGCTGTCATGGGGAAAACGGTGACGGACAGGGGCCATCCGCCGTCTTTTTAGACCCCAAACCGCGGGACTTCACCCGAGGGGTTTTCAAATTCCGCTCGACGCCGGGAAAGGATTCCCTGCCGACCGACGGTGATCTTTTTATTACCGTCACCCATGGACTATGGGGAACGGCCATGCCGACCTGGCAGGAGATCTCGGAGCGTGAACGGATCGCGGTTATCCAGTACATTAAAACCTTCTCGGATCGCTGGGCGAAAGAGCCGGTCGGTGAACCGATCCCCGTGCCGCCCGAGCCTCCGGTCACCGAGGCTTCGATCGAAAACGGCGAGAAACTGTTCCACGGCAAAGCCATCTGTTATTTATGCCATGGTGCAGCAGGACAAGGCGACGGGATACTGGCCAAAGGACTGACGGACGTTTGGGGTCATCAGGAACATCCGGCCAACTTTACGTTGCCGGCCGGCGAGCACGGCGGGGTAAAGCTGGGCCATGACGGAGACCACATCTTTAAGACGATCATGACCGGCGTGGGCGGAACCCCCATGCCGGAATTTGAAAGTCAGCTCATCCCCCCGGATTTGAGAAAGCGTAATAGTTGTGCGGCCCCTCAGGGTCTGACCCCCATGGGGATTTGGGACATTGTGCACTATGTGCAGTCCTTGCGCGTCCAGGCCCATGCCGGCGAACTGGTGGCCGTGGGACTGAAAACATCGGACCGGACCGAGGCGCTGTCCACGGTCTGGGCCTCGCTGTCGGACGCCGCGCAAACAGGTCACTTGGATCACGGTGTGATTCAAGAGGAGCTGGCGCAATTGGATAAGCATCCATTGAAGGTTGCGCAGGGGCCGGCGCCGGCCTTCCCCGGAGGTCGACCATGA
- the pal gene encoding peptidoglycan-associated lipoprotein Pal, whose amino-acid sequence MRPLQSGIPIFLLLMILTVVTACNRKTATATVKAAASSNTGATKAPEPPADAASVPKSQIPESVEASKPMNVGLSGQSLHDAFFDFDKSQIRNDAQRSLQKDAEILNHNPGLKVRIEGHCDDRGTEEYNLVLGSHRAEAVKQYLVTLGVDASRISTISYGKDKPFCSQHNPTCYQENRRGHFLRLSAGT is encoded by the coding sequence ATGCGACCTCTGCAATCCGGTATTCCGATCTTTCTCCTATTGATGATCCTGACGGTTGTGACGGCTTGCAACCGGAAAACGGCGACGGCCACCGTCAAGGCCGCCGCTTCCTCAAACACCGGAGCCACGAAAGCTCCGGAACCCCCCGCGGACGCGGCCTCCGTTCCCAAGAGTCAGATACCGGAGTCGGTCGAGGCCTCCAAACCGATGAACGTCGGACTCTCCGGTCAATCACTCCACGACGCCTTCTTTGATTTTGATAAGTCTCAGATCCGGAACGACGCCCAACGGTCCTTGCAAAAAGACGCCGAGATCTTGAATCACAATCCCGGCCTGAAGGTCCGGATCGAGGGACACTGCGATGATCGCGGAACGGAGGAATACAATCTGGTCCTGGGAAGCCATCGGGCGGAAGCGGTAAAACAATATTTGGTCACATTGGGTGTGGATGCTTCGCGGATCTCGACCATCAGCTACGGAAAGGACAAACCCTTTTGCTCCCAACACAACCCAACTTGCTATCAGGAGAACCGACGCGGTCATTTTCTCCGCTTAAGCGCGGGAACGTAA
- a CDS encoding CBS domain-containing protein, giving the protein MAIQTLYRMIQDIKGTNTMRIHTGTGGMAVAQMLLSAHTPEVPVVDKQGRFVGHVGESELLQVIESGRELRSVKVEDIMSRELHGVPETTPIETALSFMKKNRLLNLPVVENGILIKTVSTHDLLRAMVDAGLGLE; this is encoded by the coding sequence ATGGCGATTCAAACGCTGTATCGGATGATTCAGGATATCAAAGGAACCAACACCATGCGCATCCATACCGGAACGGGAGGCATGGCGGTTGCTCAGATGTTGCTTTCGGCGCACACCCCGGAAGTCCCGGTCGTGGACAAGCAGGGCCGCTTCGTCGGCCATGTCGGCGAATCCGAACTGCTCCAGGTCATTGAATCCGGGAGAGAACTGCGGTCGGTCAAGGTGGAGGATATTATGAGCCGGGAACTTCATGGCGTGCCCGAGACCACCCCGATCGAGACGGCCCTGAGCTTCATGAAAAAAAATCGCCTGCTCAATCTTCCCGTTGTGGAGAACGGCATTTTGATCAAGACCGTCAGCACCCACGATCTTCTCAGGGCGATGGTCGACGCCGGACTCGGACTGGAATAG
- a CDS encoding BON domain-containing protein: MGKFMNVGGGALLLASVVLVVLFPVPASPAVQLEKGDLWIKTALESVMEKDGRLDLNRIGVSSRKGIVKLEGTVLTGEEKGLAELLAMQIPGVRGVQNNMQVIPPLNQDIAIEKETQSVLIENPLIDIEALHVRANNGIVTMSGIVDRPCEKHLADRLVSMLPDVHKVVDRMETLQRT, translated from the coding sequence ATGGGAAAATTCATGAATGTGGGCGGCGGGGCCTTATTGCTTGCGTCCGTTGTTTTGGTGGTTCTGTTCCCGGTCCCGGCCTCGCCCGCGGTGCAATTAGAAAAGGGAGATCTCTGGATTAAAACCGCCTTGGAGTCCGTCATGGAAAAAGATGGCCGTCTGGACTTGAACCGCATCGGAGTGTCGTCCCGCAAAGGGATCGTCAAATTGGAGGGAACGGTCCTGACCGGCGAGGAAAAGGGCCTGGCCGAACTGCTCGCGATGCAGATCCCCGGTGTTCGAGGGGTTCAGAATAATATGCAGGTCATACCGCCGCTCAATCAGGACATCGCCATCGAAAAAGAGACCCAGTCGGTCTTGATCGAAAACCCCCTGATCGATATTGAGGCGCTTCATGTTCGCGCGAATAACGGCATCGTAACGATGTCGGGGATCGTCGATCGGCCTTGCGAGAAACATCTGGCGGATCGACTCGTTTCCATGTTGCCGGACGTCCACAAGGTCGTCGACCGGATGGAAACGCTTCAGCGGACCTGA
- a CDS encoding sugar phosphate nucleotidyltransferase — translation MSEPLRCGIVLAAGDGKRLRSFIHRLRGDGIPKQFVNFLGTRSMLEQTYHRVEKLIPPEYLLTIVNRDHLRYLDVRRQLSSRSEKTVIVQPENKGTGPGLFLPLMHLSKRYPASVVAVFPSDHFILEEDSFIEHVATAFRFVERNPSRLVLLGIQPWEPESEYGYILPGSQVEDLDSGEVRNILEFVEKPEPRIASVLIQRSGLWNSFVMVFRAKTMLDLMALNSPDLYLAYQRIEDAIGTALERDVVESVYAQIPTMNFSKEVLENIVRSYPSHLAVLTVADITWSDWGSERRILGDLRRLGYLNRLDEIGRLKHAETKPPESEGGDFVWENS, via the coding sequence TTGAGCGAACCCCTGCGTTGTGGGATCGTCTTGGCGGCGGGTGACGGAAAACGCCTGCGATCGTTTATCCACCGGCTTCGAGGGGACGGAATCCCAAAACAGTTCGTCAATTTCCTGGGAACCCGTTCGATGCTCGAGCAAACGTATCACCGCGTCGAAAAACTGATCCCCCCGGAATATCTCTTAACCATCGTCAACAGGGATCACCTTCGTTATCTCGATGTCCGCCGTCAGCTTTCGAGTCGGTCCGAAAAAACGGTCATCGTTCAGCCCGAAAATAAGGGTACCGGTCCCGGACTTTTCCTGCCGTTGATGCATCTTTCCAAACGCTATCCGGCCTCCGTTGTCGCCGTCTTCCCTTCGGACCACTTCATTCTGGAAGAGGATTCATTCATAGAGCACGTCGCGACGGCCTTTCGGTTTGTTGAACGAAATCCATCCCGCCTCGTGTTGTTGGGGATCCAGCCGTGGGAACCGGAGTCGGAATACGGCTATATTCTTCCGGGCTCACAGGTCGAGGATCTCGATTCGGGGGAGGTCCGAAATATCCTGGAGTTCGTGGAAAAACCCGAACCCAGAATAGCCAGCGTCCTTATCCAAAGAAGCGGGTTGTGGAATTCTTTTGTGATGGTCTTCCGAGCCAAAACGATGCTGGATCTGATGGCGCTCAATTCCCCGGATCTCTATCTCGCCTATCAACGCATCGAAGATGCAATCGGGACGGCCCTGGAGCGGGACGTGGTCGAATCGGTCTACGCACAGATACCGACGATGAATTTTTCAAAGGAGGTGTTGGAAAATATTGTGCGAAGCTACCCGTCCCACTTGGCGGTGTTGACCGTTGCCGACATTACGTGGAGCGATTGGGGGTCAGAACGCCGCATTTTGGGCGATTTGAGGCGATTGGGTTATCTGAACCGCTTGGATGAAATCGGCCGGTTAAAACATGCGGAAACCAAGCCGCCTGAAAGCGAAGGGGGTGATTTTGTATGGGAAAATTCATGA
- a CDS encoding ATP-binding protein has translation MMLLILLTTTGLLFILNYQMEKQVLTDQIRQRALLMGKTLQLNLSRLLLKTDHQVLSNLSDDDRQQIREFIRHFSEEESRFDIFSVNEGINDLYFINDQNKVVIDDPAQSEGRTLPPNEQITPETLANLKKNKIDTRIQKRGDRTFMFMTFPVFHKEQLLGLGRIEMSMDYAVALLNRIKLWGLITTAGLFMIGLIFASYFAKSVTRPIGELVRAAVRIGQGDFNQRLDESRRDEVGVLMATFNRMSEGIVKLEEAQKRVEKLEIASQLAARVAHEIKNPLNSIGLIIDHIRDRFAPAGHPEREKFMDLSTNMQREVDRLNKIVEGFLRSAKPTSLSRQPTDFNGLIDETLASIAPEVDQQQVKIYREYQGNLPKLWVDYHQLRQALLNLLINALQAMPNGGELHLSTSVSNNGTEAVAVSVRDTGCGIPPENLPQLFGPYFTTKERGFGLGLSIVERIVQEHGGRIKVESRVGEGSVFTLLFPIQTEGGHA, from the coding sequence ATGATGCTTCTGATCCTGTTGACGACGACGGGGCTGCTGTTCATTCTGAACTATCAAATGGAAAAACAGGTTCTGACCGATCAGATCCGTCAACGCGCCCTGCTCATGGGCAAGACCCTTCAACTGAATCTATCGCGCTTGCTTTTAAAAACGGATCATCAGGTTCTTTCCAACCTTTCGGATGACGACCGACAACAAATCCGAGAGTTCATACGGCATTTCAGCGAAGAGGAGTCTCGCTTCGATATTTTCAGTGTTAATGAAGGAATCAACGACCTCTATTTTATTAACGATCAGAATAAAGTCGTCATCGACGATCCGGCGCAAAGCGAGGGACGGACTCTTCCGCCGAATGAACAAATCACTCCGGAGACCCTGGCCAACCTGAAAAAGAATAAGATCGATACCCGGATCCAGAAGCGGGGTGATCGGACCTTTATGTTCATGACCTTTCCCGTTTTCCATAAAGAACAGCTTCTGGGACTTGGGCGGATCGAGATGTCGATGGATTATGCGGTGGCGCTTTTGAACCGGATCAAACTTTGGGGTTTGATCACGACGGCGGGTCTTTTTATGATCGGTCTGATTTTTGCTTCCTACTTCGCGAAAAGTGTGACCCGGCCGATCGGCGAATTGGTCCGGGCGGCGGTCCGGATCGGCCAGGGGGACTTTAATCAGCGCCTGGACGAGTCCCGCCGGGACGAGGTCGGCGTCCTGATGGCCACCTTCAACCGGATGAGCGAGGGCATTGTCAAACTGGAGGAAGCGCAAAAACGGGTGGAAAAGCTGGAGATCGCAAGCCAGTTGGCCGCCCGGGTGGCCCACGAGATTAAGAACCCGCTGAACAGCATCGGCCTTATCATCGATCATATACGAGACCGGTTTGCCCCGGCCGGTCACCCGGAACGAGAGAAATTTATGGACTTGTCCACCAACATGCAGCGGGAGGTGGATCGACTCAATAAAATTGTTGAAGGCTTTCTTCGATCCGCAAAGCCGACCTCTCTGTCGCGGCAACCAACGGATTTCAACGGCTTGATCGATGAAACCTTGGCCTCGATCGCCCCCGAGGTGGACCAACAACAGGTCAAGATTTATCGGGAGTATCAGGGGAACCTTCCAAAACTGTGGGTGGATTATCACCAACTACGTCAGGCGCTCCTCAATTTATTGATCAATGCCTTGCAGGCGATGCCGAATGGCGGCGAGCTTCACCTTTCCACATCGGTTTCCAACAACGGGACCGAAGCGGTTGCCGTCTCCGTCCGGGATACCGGTTGCGGAATCCCCCCTGAAAACCTGCCGCAACTGTTCGGTCCGTATTTCACCACCAAAGAGCGCGGTTTTGGGTTGGGGCTTTCGATCGTCGAGCGGATTGTTCAGGAGCACGGCGGGAGGATCAAGGTTGAAAGCCGGGTCGGAGAGGGTTCGGTTTTCACGCTCCTGTTCCCGATCCAAACGGAAGGGGGCCATGCCTAG
- a CDS encoding sigma-54 dependent transcriptional regulator, with amino-acid sequence MPSVLIVDDEKVQTSILGDILTHEGFDVTTENNPEQALAVAQNQSFDLVISDMKMSQMDGIELLKRLRKINPDLHVIIMTAFGTIETAVKAMREGAFDYVMKPFSKEELLITIQRAIKNQELVRENVYLREELGLLEDSVRLIGRSEAIQNIHRIIAKVAQDDKATVLLQGETGTGKDLIARAIHQRSPRQKAPFIVVNCAAVPAGLMESEFFGHEKGAFTGATLAKPGRFELADRGTLFLDEVAEMDGDIQGKLLRVLQTKEFERVGGTRTHRVNIRVIAATNKNLQEEVRGGRFREDLFYRLNVVPVTVPPLRERKEDIPQLVEYFLKKFQTEGKRKVQISPEALEALMKYHYPGNVRELENLLERAIILSDGKVITSREIHLYPFDVPSPASVPGATEDRTKASSLREVSRHAAEEAERVLLVETLLQTNWNRVKAAKVLGIDYKTLRLKIRQYGLTPGGSLTPSITEKGKSP; translated from the coding sequence ATGCCTAGCGTTCTGATTGTCGATGATGAAAAAGTGCAGACCAGTATTTTGGGCGACATCCTGACCCATGAGGGTTTTGATGTGACCACGGAGAACAATCCGGAACAGGCCCTGGCCGTGGCCCAAAACCAGTCCTTCGATCTGGTAATCAGCGACATGAAAATGTCCCAGATGGACGGGATTGAACTGCTGAAACGGCTCCGGAAAATCAATCCGGACCTTCACGTGATCATCATGACCGCCTTTGGAACGATCGAGACCGCGGTAAAAGCCATGCGCGAAGGGGCTTTTGATTATGTCATGAAGCCTTTCTCGAAAGAGGAACTCCTGATCACCATTCAGCGCGCCATCAAAAATCAAGAACTGGTTCGGGAAAATGTTTATCTCCGCGAAGAATTGGGCCTCCTCGAAGATTCCGTCCGGCTGATCGGGAGGAGCGAAGCCATCCAGAATATTCACCGGATCATCGCCAAGGTGGCCCAAGATGACAAGGCCACCGTTTTGCTTCAGGGTGAGACCGGAACGGGAAAAGACCTCATCGCGCGGGCCATTCATCAGAGGAGTCCCCGGCAAAAAGCCCCGTTTATCGTCGTCAACTGCGCCGCAGTTCCGGCGGGTCTGATGGAGAGCGAATTTTTCGGACACGAGAAAGGGGCGTTCACCGGCGCGACGCTGGCCAAACCGGGTCGGTTTGAACTGGCCGATCGGGGTACGCTCTTTTTGGACGAGGTGGCCGAGATGGACGGCGATATCCAGGGCAAACTGCTTCGAGTGCTTCAGACCAAAGAATTTGAACGCGTCGGTGGAACACGCACACACCGGGTCAATATTCGGGTCATTGCCGCCACCAATAAAAACCTACAAGAGGAGGTTCGCGGGGGACGATTTCGCGAAGACCTTTTCTATCGTCTCAACGTGGTGCCGGTTACCGTACCGCCACTCCGCGAACGGAAGGAAGACATTCCCCAGTTGGTGGAATACTTTCTGAAAAAATTTCAGACGGAGGGAAAACGGAAGGTGCAGATATCTCCGGAGGCCTTGGAAGCTCTCATGAAATATCATTATCCAGGAAACGTCCGGGAACTTGAGAATCTCCTCGAACGGGCGATCATCCTCTCGGATGGAAAAGTCATCACCTCCCGAGAAATACATCTCTATCCGTTCGACGTTCCCTCGCCTGCGAGCGTTCCGGGTGCGACGGAAGACCGGACCAAGGCGAGCTCCCTTCGGGAGGTCAGCCGACATGCCGCGGAAGAGGCGGAACGAGTTCTTCTCGTGGAAACCCTCCTCCAGACCAATTGGAACCGCGTCAAAGCGGCGAAGGTCTTGGGGATCGACTACAAAACCCTTCGTCTCAAGATTCGTCAGTACGGGCTCACTCCCGGCGGAAGTTTGACGCCCTCAATAACCGAAAAAGGGAAGTCGCCCTAA
- a CDS encoding FKBP-type peptidyl-prolyl cis-trans isomerase codes for MLLRLVAVFGIALLPGSVLAADSTVLKTEKDKVSYSIGLDIGDNFKKQSIEVDPDLLARGVKDAMSGEKPLLTEEEVRAVMSAFEQEMQAKTIAHNKELGDKNMKEGEAFLAENKNKEGVVTLPSGLQYKVITTGKGKKPKATDTVTTQYRGTLIDGTEFDSSYKRGQPATFPVTGVIAGWTEALQLMPVGSKWQLFVPANLAYGPRGAGQVIGPNAALIFEVELLSIQEKAKTPKAPSQGKAKTPVK; via the coding sequence ATGTTATTGCGACTGGTTGCCGTATTCGGTATTGCCCTGCTGCCCGGTTCGGTGCTCGCAGCGGATTCCACGGTCCTGAAGACCGAAAAGGACAAGGTCAGCTATAGTATCGGGCTGGATATCGGAGACAATTTCAAAAAACAATCCATCGAGGTCGATCCGGATCTGTTGGCCCGAGGCGTCAAAGACGCGATGTCGGGTGAGAAACCCCTGCTCACGGAAGAGGAGGTCCGAGCCGTCATGTCTGCGTTTGAACAGGAGATGCAGGCCAAGACGATCGCGCACAACAAAGAACTTGGAGACAAAAACATGAAGGAAGGGGAAGCCTTCCTGGCCGAGAACAAGAATAAAGAAGGCGTGGTCACGCTTCCGAGCGGTCTTCAGTACAAAGTGATCACAACCGGCAAAGGGAAGAAACCCAAAGCCACCGACACGGTCACGACTCAGTACCGTGGCACTCTGATCGACGGCACCGAGTTCGACAGCTCGTACAAACGCGGACAGCCCGCCACGTTCCCGGTAACCGGCGTCATCGCCGGCTGGACCGAGGCGCTCCAGTTAATGCCGGTCGGCTCAAAATGGCAGCTCTTCGTCCCTGCAAATCTGGCCTACGGCCCGCGGGGCGCCGGACAGGTGATCGGACCCAATGCCGCACTCATTTTTGAAGTGGAACTGCTCTCGATTCAGGAAAAAGCGAAAACTCCAAAAGCACCAAGTCAGGGAAAAGCAAAAACTCCGGTGAAGTGA